A genome region from Staphylococcus capitis subsp. capitis includes the following:
- a CDS encoding NAD(P)/FAD-dependent oxidoreductase has translation MKNLVLLGGGYGNMRIMSRILPNSIPEGYQVTLVDRMPFHGLKPEFYALAAGTKSDKDVRMQFPDNNQINTVYGEINDIDLEEQIISVGNSKIDYDELIIGLGCEDKYHNVPGAEEYTHSIQTLSKSRETFHSISKLPSGARVGIVGAGLSGIELASELRESRSDLEILLYDRGPRILRNFPEKLSKYISKWFSKHDVTVVPNSVIDRVEPGKIYNNGQPEDIDLVVWTAGIQPVEVVRNLPIDLSNTGRVILNQYHQVPTYKNVYVVGDCADLPHAPSAQLAELQGDQIADVLKKQWNNESLPDKMPEIKIQGFLGSLGDKQGFAYIMDRTVTGRLASILKSGVLWLYKYHNG, from the coding sequence ATGAAGAACTTAGTTTTACTAGGCGGGGGCTACGGTAATATGCGAATTATGTCACGCATCTTACCAAATTCAATTCCCGAGGGGTATCAAGTAACGTTAGTCGATCGAATGCCTTTCCACGGTTTAAAACCTGAATTTTATGCGCTAGCAGCAGGTACAAAATCAGATAAAGACGTACGTATGCAATTTCCAGATAATAATCAAATTAATACAGTATATGGTGAAATCAATGATATTGATTTAGAGGAACAAATCATTTCTGTAGGCAATTCTAAAATCGACTACGATGAACTCATTATAGGGCTTGGTTGTGAAGATAAATATCATAATGTCCCTGGTGCTGAAGAATATACTCACAGCATTCAAACATTATCTAAATCACGTGAAACCTTTCATAGTATCAGTAAATTACCTAGCGGAGCACGTGTGGGTATCGTAGGGGCTGGACTCAGTGGTATCGAATTAGCGAGTGAATTGCGTGAAAGTCGTTCAGATTTAGAGATTCTTCTATATGATAGAGGCCCTCGTATTTTAAGAAATTTCCCTGAAAAGCTAAGTAAATACATATCAAAGTGGTTCTCTAAACACGATGTTACTGTAGTACCAAATTCAGTTATTGATCGTGTTGAACCCGGTAAGATATATAATAATGGTCAACCCGAAGATATCGATTTAGTTGTTTGGACAGCAGGAATACAACCTGTTGAAGTTGTACGAAATTTACCTATTGATTTAAGCAATACAGGGCGTGTCATTCTTAATCAATACCATCAAGTTCCAACTTATAAAAATGTGTATGTCGTAGGAGATTGTGCTGATCTTCCTCATGCACCTAGTGCTCAACTAGCCGAGCTACAAGGTGATCAAATCGCCGATGTACTTAAAAAGCAATGGAATAATGAATCACTACCTGATAAGATGCCTGAAATTAAAATTCAAGGTTTCTTAGGTTCTCTTGGTGATAAACAAGGCTTTGCATATATTATGGATCGTACAGTCACTGGTCGTTTAGCTTCTATATTAAAATCTGGAGTGCTTTGGCTATATAAATATCATAATGGTTAA
- the dltB gene encoding D-alanyl-lipoteichoic acid biosynthesis protein DltB, whose amino-acid sequence MIPYGTFTFFLIAFIVLIPVIVLGFLGKRSYIYNGISTAIMIVLIFSSDKHNLLGQKYLSVQLLSFIIYVIWQVALIMFYYKSRQKNNTFTKFTTVMVLSILPLAIVKILQSSWLGGHQIHFHESKLIEFVGFLGISYVTFKSVQLIMEIRDGSIKEIKVWKLIQFISFFPTISSGPIDRYKRFVKDDKKVPTSGEYRELVLKAIHMIMLGFLYKYIIAYFIQVYAVNPLQLNLHGFTHMWLYMYAYSLYLFFDFAGYSLFAIAVSYLYGIKTPPNFNQPFKAKNIKDFWNRWHMTLSFWFRDCIYMRSLFYMSRKKLLKSQFAMSNMAFFLNFFIMGIWHGLEVYYIVYGLYHAALFIGYGYYERWRKNHPPRWQNGFTTALSIIITFHFVTFGFLIFSGKFI is encoded by the coding sequence ATGATTCCATATGGAACGTTTACCTTCTTCTTAATTGCTTTTATCGTGCTTATACCTGTTATTGTACTCGGATTTTTAGGTAAGCGTAGTTATATTTATAACGGTATAAGTACTGCCATTATGATTGTACTTATCTTCTCTTCAGATAAACACAACCTTCTAGGTCAGAAGTATTTAAGTGTACAATTGTTAAGTTTTATTATTTATGTGATTTGGCAAGTCGCATTAATCATGTTCTATTATAAGTCTCGTCAAAAGAATAATACATTTACTAAGTTTACCACTGTGATGGTGTTATCTATCCTACCTTTAGCGATTGTGAAGATTCTTCAAAGTTCATGGTTAGGCGGACATCAGATTCATTTTCATGAAAGTAAATTAATCGAATTTGTCGGCTTCCTAGGTATATCATACGTAACGTTTAAAAGCGTTCAACTTATTATGGAAATTAGAGATGGTTCAATTAAAGAAATCAAAGTTTGGAAGTTGATTCAATTTATATCATTCTTCCCAACAATTTCATCAGGACCTATTGATCGTTATAAACGCTTTGTTAAAGACGATAAGAAGGTGCCTACTAGTGGAGAGTATAGAGAGCTTGTTCTTAAAGCTATCCACATGATTATGTTAGGGTTCCTGTATAAGTATATTATTGCTTACTTTATCCAAGTATATGCAGTTAATCCATTACAATTAAACTTACACGGTTTCACACATATGTGGCTTTATATGTATGCTTACAGCTTATACCTATTCTTTGACTTTGCGGGTTATAGCTTGTTCGCGATTGCAGTAAGTTATTTATATGGAATTAAAACACCACCTAACTTTAACCAACCATTTAAGGCTAAAAATATTAAAGATTTTTGGAACAGATGGCATATGACATTATCGTTCTGGTTTAGAGATTGTATTTACATGAGATCATTATTTTATATGTCTCGTAAGAAGTTGTTAAAAAGCCAATTTGCAATGTCTAATATGGCATTCTTCTTAAATTTCTTTATTATGGGCATATGGCATGGTCTTGAAGTATATTACATTGTTTATGGCTTATATCATGCGGCCTTGTTCATCGGATACGGTTACTATGAACGTTGGCGTAAAAATCATCCACCACGTTGGCAAAATGGATTTACTACAGCTTTAAGTATTATCATTACTTTCCATTTTGTAACATTTGGATTCTTAATTTTCTCAGGTAAATTTATTTAA
- a CDS encoding YuzB family protein gives MFPLVEFCVSNMAKGGDIVYEKLENDPDVDVLEYGCLQNCGMCSSGLYVLVDGDIVEGDTPDDLLNNIYKHIEENDITNMF, from the coding sequence ATGTTTCCGTTAGTAGAATTTTGTGTGTCGAACATGGCTAAGGGCGGAGATATCGTCTATGAAAAATTGGAAAATGATCCAGACGTAGATGTATTAGAATATGGATGCTTGCAAAATTGTGGCATGTGCTCTAGTGGGTTGTATGTACTTGTAGATGGTGATATCGTTGAAGGTGATACACCAGACGATTTGTTAAATAATATTTATAAACACATTGAAGAAAACGATATTACAAATATGTTTTAA
- a CDS encoding NAD(P)/FAD-dependent oxidoreductase, with protein sequence MAQDRKKVLVLGAGYAGLQTVTKLQKEISAEEAEITLINKNEYHYESTWLHEASAGTINYEDLLYPVESAVKQDKVNFVVAEVTKIDRNAKRVETDKGVYDYDILVVALGFVSETFGIEGMKDYAFQIENVLTSRKLSRHIEDKFANYAASKEKDDKDLSILVGGAGFTGIEFLGELTDRIPELCSKYGIDQSKVKLTCVEAAPKMLPMFSDELVNYAVNYLEDRGVEFKIATPIVACNEKGFVVEVNGEKQQLEAGTSVWTAGVRGSKLMEESFEGVKRGRIINKQDLTIEGHDDIFVIGDCSAFIPAGEERPLPTTAQIAMQQGEHVAKNIKHILNGESKEDFQYVNRGTVCSLGAHDGVGIVYGRDITGKKAALMKKVIDTRAVFKLGGIGLAFKKGKF encoded by the coding sequence ATGGCTCAAGATCGTAAGAAAGTGCTAGTTTTAGGTGCCGGTTATGCTGGTTTACAAACAGTTACTAAATTACAAAAAGAAATTTCTGCAGAAGAAGCAGAAATCACTTTAATTAATAAGAATGAATATCACTATGAATCAACTTGGTTACATGAAGCTTCTGCTGGTACAATCAATTATGAAGATTTATTATATCCAGTTGAAAGCGCTGTAAAACAAGATAAAGTTAACTTCGTAGTTGCTGAAGTAACAAAAATTGACCGCAATGCTAAACGTGTCGAAACTGACAAAGGTGTATATGACTACGATATCTTAGTAGTAGCATTAGGTTTCGTAAGTGAAACATTTGGCATTGAAGGTATGAAAGACTATGCTTTCCAAATTGAGAACGTATTAACTTCTCGTAAATTATCTCGTCACATTGAAGATAAATTTGCTAATTATGCAGCTTCTAAAGAAAAAGATGATAAAGACTTATCAATCTTAGTAGGGGGAGCTGGATTTACTGGAATTGAATTCTTAGGTGAATTAACTGACAGAATTCCAGAATTATGTAGTAAATATGGTATCGATCAAAGTAAAGTTAAATTAACTTGCGTTGAAGCAGCACCAAAAATGTTACCAATGTTCTCTGATGAACTTGTAAACTATGCTGTTAATTACTTAGAAGATCGTGGCGTAGAATTCAAAATTGCTACTCCAATTGTTGCTTGTAACGAAAAAGGTTTCGTTGTAGAAGTAAATGGTGAAAAACAACAATTAGAAGCTGGTACTTCAGTATGGACTGCTGGTGTACGTGGTAGTAAATTAATGGAAGAATCATTCGAAGGTGTTAAACGTGGTCGTATCATTAATAAGCAAGATTTAACTATTGAAGGTCACGATGATATTTTTGTTATTGGTGATTGTTCAGCGTTCATTCCAGCAGGTGAAGAACGTCCACTACCAACAACTGCACAAATTGCTATGCAACAAGGTGAACATGTTGCTAAAAATATCAAACATATCTTAAATGGTGAATCTAAAGAGGATTTCCAATATGTAAACCGTGGTACAGTATGCTCATTAGGTGCTCATGATGGTGTAGGTATCGTTTATGGTAGAGACATCACTGGTAAAAAAGCAGCATTAATGAAGAAAGTTATTGATACACGTGCCGTATTCAAACTCGGTGGTATCGGCTTAGCATTCAAAAAAGGTAAATTCTAA
- the dltA gene encoding D-alanine--poly(phosphoribitol) ligase subunit DltA, with protein MAEIINTLNHFAKEQPDKIAVRHTEDVLTYKELDEASSKLAHRLQDGKKPMILYGHMSPYMIVGMFGAIKAGCGYVPIDTSVPEERVKMIIEKVQPEFIFNTSDETLNQSIGKEISIKDIKESQDPVIFDSQMKYNDVVYTIFTSGSTGEPKGVQIEYASLIEFAEWMVSLNKAGQGKEWLNQAPFSFDLSVMAIYPCLTSGGTLNLVDKDMIKKPKLLNEMLMNTPINVWVSTPSFIEMCLLLPNLNEEQYSSLNQFFFCGEILPHKTAKALVNRYPNATIYNTYGPTEATVAVTSIQITQEVLEQYNPLPVGVSRPGTTLSTTDEGELVIEGQSVSLGYLKNEEKTTAVFNFEDCVRTYHTGDKAKEEDGLWFIQGRIDFQIKLNGYRMELEEIETQLRQSQYVRETIVVPVYKNGKVVHLIGAVVPHEKVEDNLEMTTNIKHELKSRLPEYMIPRKFEWMEQLPLTSNGKLDRKKIAEVVNG; from the coding sequence ATGGCAGAAATTATTAATACGTTAAACCATTTCGCTAAAGAACAGCCAGATAAGATAGCAGTTAGACATACAGAGGATGTCTTAACATATAAAGAATTAGATGAAGCTTCGAGTAAATTGGCACATCGATTACAAGATGGTAAAAAACCAATGATATTATATGGGCACATGTCTCCATATATGATTGTAGGGATGTTCGGAGCAATTAAAGCGGGATGTGGTTATGTACCTATCGATACATCAGTACCAGAAGAACGTGTGAAAATGATTATCGAAAAAGTTCAACCAGAATTTATTTTTAACACATCAGATGAAACTTTAAATCAATCTATTGGTAAAGAAATTTCTATCAAAGATATTAAAGAATCACAGGATCCAGTTATTTTCGATAGTCAAATGAAATATAACGATGTTGTGTATACTATCTTTACATCAGGTTCGACAGGGGAACCTAAAGGAGTACAAATCGAATATGCAAGCCTTATTGAATTTGCAGAGTGGATGGTATCACTAAATAAAGCAGGCCAAGGTAAAGAATGGCTAAACCAAGCACCTTTCTCATTCGATTTATCTGTAATGGCGATATACCCATGCTTAACATCTGGTGGTACGCTTAATTTAGTGGATAAAGATATGATTAAAAAACCTAAACTGCTAAATGAGATGCTAATGAATACACCAATAAACGTTTGGGTATCTACACCTTCGTTTATAGAAATGTGCTTATTATTACCTAATCTTAATGAGGAACAATATAGTAGTTTAAATCAATTCTTCTTCTGCGGAGAGATTCTACCTCATAAAACAGCTAAAGCTTTAGTAAATAGATATCCTAATGCCACAATTTATAATACGTATGGACCTACAGAAGCCACTGTTGCTGTAACAAGTATTCAAATCACCCAAGAGGTATTAGAGCAATACAATCCTCTGCCAGTAGGTGTATCAAGACCAGGTACAACTTTATCAACTACTGATGAAGGTGAGCTTGTTATTGAAGGGCAAAGTGTAAGTTTAGGTTATCTTAAGAATGAGGAGAAGACCACAGCGGTATTCAACTTTGAAGATTGTGTTAGAACATATCACACTGGAGATAAAGCTAAAGAAGAAGACGGATTATGGTTTATTCAAGGACGAATCGATTTCCAAATTAAGTTAAACGGTTATCGAATGGAATTGGAAGAGATTGAAACACAATTACGTCAATCACAATATGTAAGAGAAACAATTGTCGTACCAGTTTATAAAAATGGTAAAGTTGTACATCTCATTGGTGCAGTTGTACCTCATGAAAAAGTTGAAGACAACTTAGAAATGACAACGAACATCAAACACGAACTTAAATCACGCTTACCAGAGTATATGATTCCGAGAAAGTTCGAATGGATGGAACAATTACCACTTACTTCAAATGGTAAATTAGATCGTAAAAAGATTGCAGAGGTAGTTAACGGATGA
- a CDS encoding NifU family protein, giving the protein MPTENATMFDQVAEVIERLRPFLLRDGGDCTLVDVEDGIVKLQLHGACGTCPSSTITLKAGIERALHEEVPGVIEVEQVF; this is encoded by the coding sequence ATGCCTACTGAGAATGCAACGATGTTCGACCAAGTAGCTGAAGTCATTGAACGCTTACGTCCATTTTTATTACGCGACGGCGGTGACTGTACACTTGTAGATGTCGAAGATGGTATTGTTAAATTACAATTACACGGTGCTTGTGGTACATGCCCAAGTTCTACAATCACTTTAAAGGCCGGTATTGAACGTGCACTACATGAAGAAGTTCCTGGTGTTATCGAGGTAGAACAAGTATTCTAA
- a CDS encoding YuzD family protein: protein MTKISVVVYGADVVCASCVNAPTSKDTFEWLQPLLKRKFPKHHFEFTYIDINKDTENLTDHDEQFIERIQEEELFYPLVTMNDEYVADGYIQMKPVVRFVEAHFKE from the coding sequence ATGACAAAGATAAGTGTCGTGGTGTATGGAGCTGATGTAGTTTGCGCAAGTTGTGTTAACGCACCAACTTCGAAAGATACTTTTGAATGGCTCCAACCCTTGCTTAAACGAAAGTTTCCTAAACATCATTTTGAATTTACATATATTGATATTAATAAAGATACAGAGAATTTAACAGACCATGATGAACAATTTATTGAGAGGATTCAAGAGGAAGAGTTATTTTACCCATTAGTGACGATGAACGATGAGTACGTTGCTGACGGTTATATTCAAATGAAACCAGTAGTGCGCTTTGTAGAAGCACATTTTAAAGAGTAG
- the dltD gene encoding D-alanyl-lipoteichoic acid biosynthesis protein DltD — protein sequence MKFKPFLPILISGVIFVIFVLLPASWFTGLVTDKTLADNRISLTDQVLKGTLIQNKLFESDKYYPIYGSSELGKDDPFNPGIALNKHNSSKQTFLLGTGGSTDLINAVELASQYDNLKGKKLTFIISPQWFTNHGLTNQNFDARMSQTQINQMFNQKNMPADLKKRYAQRLLQFPHAHNKPYLREQAKHPGDVSGNYISAFKENQLIKIEAIKSLFSFKKPPLAHVKPATKEDASWNEMKDKAIDIGKANTKSNKFDIRDPYWKLIKENKRKIKRDYEFNIDSPEFQDLQLLVQTLHEAGADVQYVSIPSNGRWYDHIGIDKDRRESVYKKIHSTVVDNGGKIYDMTNKDYEKYVISDAVHIGWKGWVYVDQQIAKHMNGKDPKNHKVDYSKNQPPNKDHKAHDHHEKKHHEE from the coding sequence ATGAAATTTAAACCTTTCTTACCTATCTTAATCAGTGGTGTGATATTCGTAATCTTCGTCCTATTACCAGCAAGCTGGTTTACGGGATTAGTAACGGATAAAACACTGGCTGATAATAGAATTTCTTTAACAGATCAAGTTTTAAAAGGCACGCTCATTCAAAATAAACTATTTGAGTCGGATAAGTATTATCCTATATACGGTTCAAGTGAACTTGGTAAAGATGATCCTTTTAACCCAGGTATTGCATTGAATAAACACAATTCAAGCAAACAAACGTTTTTACTCGGGACTGGAGGATCAACGGATTTGATTAACGCTGTTGAATTAGCATCACAATACGATAACCTTAAAGGGAAGAAATTAACATTTATTATTTCTCCTCAATGGTTTACTAATCATGGTTTAACAAATCAAAACTTTGATGCTCGTATGTCTCAAACTCAAATCAACCAGATGTTCAATCAAAAGAATATGCCTGCTGACTTAAAGAAACGTTATGCTCAAAGATTATTACAATTCCCGCATGCTCACAATAAACCATACTTAAGAGAGCAAGCGAAACATCCTGGAGACGTTTCAGGTAACTATATTTCAGCATTTAAAGAAAACCAACTTATAAAAATTGAAGCAATTAAATCTCTATTCTCATTTAAAAAGCCTCCATTAGCACATGTTAAACCTGCTACTAAGGAAGATGCTTCTTGGAATGAGATGAAAGATAAGGCTATTGATATTGGGAAGGCTAATACTAAATCTAACAAGTTTGATATTAGAGACCCATACTGGAAGTTAATTAAAGAAAATAAACGTAAAATAAAACGTGATTATGAATTCAATATTGATTCTCCAGAATTCCAAGACTTACAATTATTAGTACAGACATTGCATGAAGCAGGTGCAGATGTTCAGTATGTAAGTATTCCATCAAATGGTAGATGGTATGACCATATTGGTATAGATAAGGACAGACGTGAATCTGTTTATAAAAAAATCCATTCTACTGTAGTAGATAATGGTGGCAAAATTTATGATATGACAAATAAAGATTACGAGAAATATGTTATTAGTGATGCTGTCCATATTGGATGGAAAGGTTGGGTTTATGTAGACCAACAAATTGCTAAACATATGAATGGTAAAGACCCTAAAAATCATAAAGTTGATTACTCTAAGAATCAGCCACCAAATAAAGACCACAAAGCCCATGACCACCATGAAAAGAAACATCACGAAGAATAA
- a CDS encoding teichoic acid D-Ala incorporation-associated protein DltX, with protein sequence MKTKSKEPNKYFGKMKPYLLTLLYLAIFIALYLIYGSGDTHNNFIYNEF encoded by the coding sequence ATGAAAACTAAAAGTAAAGAACCTAATAAGTATTTTGGAAAAATGAAGCCTTACTTACTTACATTATTATATTTAGCTATATTTATAGCTTTATACTTAATATATGGTAGTGGCGATACACATAATAACTTCATTTATAATGAATTCTAA
- the dltC gene encoding D-alanine--poly(phosphoribitol) ligase subunit 2, which produces MEFRDQVLDLLAEVAENDIVKEKPDVEIFEEGIIDSFQTVGLLLEIQNKLDIEVSIMDFDRDEWATPNKIVEALEELR; this is translated from the coding sequence ATGGAATTTAGAGATCAAGTTTTAGACTTATTAGCAGAAGTAGCTGAAAATGATATTGTAAAAGAAAAACCAGATGTAGAAATTTTTGAAGAAGGTATTATTGATTCTTTCCAAACTGTAGGTTTACTTTTAGAGATTCAAAATAAATTGGATATTGAAGTATCAATTATGGACTTTGATAGAGATGAGTGGGCAACTCCTAATAAAATTGTAGAAGCTTTAGAAGAATTACGATGA
- a CDS encoding iron-sulfur cluster assembly accessory protein — MPTVILTEAAAYEVKDMLESNDMSDGYLKIKVNGGGCTGLTYGMSAEEAPGENDEVLEYFGLKVLVDKYDAPVLNGTTIDFKQSLMGGGFQIDNPNAIASCGCGSSFKTAKVSGNPEQC, encoded by the coding sequence ATGCCAACAGTAATTTTAACTGAAGCAGCTGCTTATGAAGTAAAAGATATGTTAGAAAGCAATGATATGTCTGATGGCTATTTAAAAATTAAAGTGAATGGTGGCGGCTGTACTGGACTCACATATGGAATGTCTGCTGAAGAAGCACCAGGGGAAAATGATGAAGTATTAGAATATTTCGGACTTAAAGTACTTGTCGATAAATATGACGCACCAGTTTTAAATGGAACAACAATTGACTTTAAACAATCGCTTATGGGTGGTGGCTTCCAAATAGATAATCCAAATGCTATTGCATCTTGTGGTTGTGGAAGTTCTTTTAAAACGGCTAAAGTATCAGGTAACCCTGAACAGTGCTAA
- a CDS encoding leucyl aminopeptidase family protein — protein sequence MNIYINEESILHIETLIVGLPEHINQLREIKYNNQSINEQLETLKQHHIIGSSVGKISSTMFYTNNQPKRLLTVGLGNLKDLSYQRLLKVWGHTFQFLKQEHINEAEVLLDTFISKYNDSIEVAKTFGLQSNQSIYQFDNYKSDKKAPYQPNIYVQTEFDKVNSAIYEGQQLGKSINLARELSQMPPNILTPQYFAEEIDNHFKESGVSVHIKDAETLVSEGFGLLHAVGKGSVNGPRLITMTYNGGKANDAPIALVGKGITYDSGGYSIKSKVGMQTMKFDMCGAANVVGMIDIIAKLELPVNVVGVIASAENMINELSMKPDDVFTALNGETVEMLNSDAEGRMVLGDAVTYATQFQPQLIMDFATLTGAAIVALGEDKAAAFQSHAENEIKSLLDIAKSVDEKVFELPITDTEKQLIRNSDIADLVNHTNGQGKALFAAAFITHFSGQIPHIHFDIAGPATINKATFKGPKGPKGYMIPTVVEWLRQQYQ from the coding sequence ATGAACATTTACATCAATGAAGAATCTATATTACATATTGAGACGCTCATCGTGGGCTTACCTGAACATATTAATCAATTAAGAGAGATTAAATACAACAACCAGTCTATTAATGAACAACTTGAGACATTGAAGCAACATCATATTATAGGTAGCTCGGTAGGAAAGATATCTTCAACTATGTTTTACACAAATAATCAGCCAAAGCGGTTATTAACAGTAGGTTTAGGCAATCTTAAAGACCTTTCATATCAGCGATTATTAAAAGTTTGGGGACATACGTTTCAGTTTTTAAAGCAAGAACATATTAATGAAGCAGAGGTGCTTTTAGATACATTCATATCTAAATATAATGACAGCATAGAAGTAGCTAAAACATTTGGATTGCAAAGTAATCAGTCTATTTATCAATTTGATAATTATAAATCGGATAAAAAAGCGCCGTATCAACCAAATATTTATGTACAAACTGAATTTGATAAGGTTAATTCTGCTATTTATGAAGGGCAACAACTAGGAAAGTCTATTAATCTAGCACGAGAGTTAAGCCAAATGCCTCCTAACATTTTAACACCACAGTATTTTGCGGAAGAAATTGATAATCACTTTAAAGAGAGTGGTGTATCAGTACATATTAAAGATGCGGAAACACTTGTTTCAGAAGGTTTTGGTCTTCTACATGCAGTTGGTAAAGGTTCGGTAAATGGTCCTCGTTTAATAACAATGACATATAATGGTGGGAAGGCCAATGATGCCCCCATTGCTTTAGTAGGTAAAGGTATTACATATGATTCAGGAGGATATAGCATTAAATCTAAAGTCGGCATGCAGACCATGAAATTTGATATGTGTGGGGCTGCAAATGTTGTAGGTATGATAGATATTATTGCAAAATTAGAATTGCCAGTTAATGTAGTGGGCGTCATTGCTTCAGCTGAGAATATGATAAACGAATTGTCTATGAAACCAGACGATGTCTTTACAGCACTCAACGGTGAAACAGTTGAAATGTTAAATAGTGATGCTGAAGGACGTATGGTGTTAGGTGATGCTGTAACATATGCTACGCAATTTCAACCTCAACTTATTATGGACTTTGCCACTTTAACTGGTGCAGCAATTGTTGCACTTGGAGAGGATAAAGCAGCTGCCTTTCAATCTCATGCTGAAAATGAAATCAAAAGTCTTTTAGATATAGCTAAATCAGTAGATGAAAAGGTGTTTGAATTACCGATTACTGATACTGAAAAACAATTAATTAGAAATTCGGATATAGCAGATTTAGTCAATCATACGAATGGACAAGGTAAAGCACTATTTGCCGCGGCATTTATTACACATTTTAGCGGTCAAATACCTCATATTCATTTTGATATCGCTGGACCAGCTACGATCAATAAAGCAACTTTTAAAGGACCAAAAGGACCAAAAGGATATATGATTCCTACAGTAGTGGAATGGTTAAGACAGCAATACCAATAA